The Cryobacterium sp. SO1 genomic sequence GCGCGATCAGCTGGGGGCGCTCGAGCAGCGGCGTCTGGCCCTCCGGCACCGGGTACGCGGCGAGTTCACCGAGGATGATGTCGAGGTCGCTGATCGGGTCGCGGCCGGGGTCGAGGGTGGCGCAGTCGAGCACATGCAACAGTGCTGTACAGCGTTCGACGTGGCGCAAGAACTCCAGGCCGAGGCCCTTGCCCTCACTGGCGCCCTCGATGAGGCCGGGCACGTCGGCGACGGTGTAGCGCACCTCACCGGCATCCACGACGCCGAGGTTGGGCTGCAGGGTGGTGAAGGGGTAGTCGGCGATCTTGGGCCTGGCCGCGGAGATGGCGGCGATCAGGCTGGACTTGCCGGCCGAGGGGTAGCCGACCAGTGCCACATCGGCCACGGTCTTGAGTTCGAGGTAGACGTCGCCCTCGAAGCCGTAGGTGCCGAGCAGCGCGAATCCGGGGGCCTTGCGCTTGGTGGAGGCCAGCGCGGCGTTGCCGAGTCCACCCTGACCGCCGGGTGCCACGACGATTCGGTAGCCGGGCTCCGTCATGTCGGCGAGTTCGTTGCCCTCTGCGTCCTTGACGACGGTCCCCAGCGGCACGGACAGTTCGATGACGTCGCTGCCGTAGCCGTTGCGGTGGTCGCCCATGCCGGGTCCGCCGTTGGCGGAGCTGCGGTGGGGTGAGCGGTGGAACGCGAGCAGGGTGGTCACCTGCGGGTCGGCGACGAGCACGATGTCGCCGCCGTTGCCGCCGTTTCCGCCATCGGGGCCGGCGAGAGGCTTGAACTTCTCGCGTTTGACCGAGACACAACCGTTTCCTCCGTTGCCCGCTCGCAGGTGCAGCGTGACTTGGTCAACGAACGTGGCCATGGGAATGCCCCTTCCAGGTGGCGATAAAAACAAACATGAGGACGAGCCGAAGCCCGCCCTCATGCTGAAAAGCTGTGTGGATGCCTAAGCGGCAGCCACCACGATGTTGACAACCTTGCGGCCACCCTTGGCGCCGAACTCGACCGAGCCGGCTTCGAGGGCGAAGAGGGTGTCATCGCCACCACGACCGACGTTCACGCCGGGGTGGAAGTGGGTGCCACGCTGACGGACGATGATCTCGCCTGCGCCGACAACCTGACCACCGAAGCGCTTCACGCCGAGGCGCTGCGCGTTGGAGTCACGACCGTTGCGAGTGGAACTCGCACCTTTTTTGTGTGCCATTAGTTATTCTCCTCGGGCCTAGGCGATGCCGGTGACCTGAACGCGAGTGAGCTCCTGACGGTGCCCCTGACGCTTCTTGTAACCGGTCTTGTTCTTGAACTTCTGGATGACGATCTTCGGGCCGCGGAGGTCGTTGAGGACCTCGGCAGTGACCTTGACCTTGGCCAGTGACGATGAGTCGGAGGTGATCTTGTCGCCGTCGACGAGAAGCACGGCGGCCAGCTCGACGTTGCCGTCCTTGTCAGCCTTGATTCGGTCCATCGTTACGATGGTCCCGACCTCTACCTTCTCCTGCCGCCCACCGGCGCGCACAACTGCGTAAACCACTTTACGTACCTATCTCTGGGGAACCCCGGGGGCTCCGATTCCTATGATGGAAAGTTACCGAGCGCAAATGGGCCAAGTCGGACCATTTCACTTCAGAAAACC encodes the following:
- the obgE gene encoding GTPase ObgE, whose amino-acid sequence is MATFVDQVTLHLRAGNGGNGCVSVKREKFKPLAGPDGGNGGNGGDIVLVADPQVTTLLAFHRSPHRSSANGGPGMGDHRNGYGSDVIELSVPLGTVVKDAEGNELADMTEPGYRIVVAPGGQGGLGNAALASTKRKAPGFALLGTYGFEGDVYLELKTVADVALVGYPSAGKSSLIAAISAARPKIADYPFTTLQPNLGVVDAGEVRYTVADVPGLIEGASEGKGLGLEFLRHVERCTALLHVLDCATLDPGRDPISDLDIILGELAAYPVPEGQTPLLERPQLIALNKIDVPEGRELAAFVKAELEERGYRVFEISTVSHEGLRQLNFALAETVEAGRITSAEAAALKPRIVIRPKPVDDSGFIVRVEGGSFGNIFRILGAKPERWVQQTDFKNDEAVGFLADRLAKLGTEDELFKAGAVAGSTVVIGPGDGMIFDWEPTLTSTAELITAPRGTDSRMDDSKRRTSNERREEYLKRMDAKSAARAELIREREAGMWSTGEEEYNAGEGVVTENNAERRRTKEGDSA
- the rpmA gene encoding 50S ribosomal protein L27, which produces MAHKKGASSTRNGRDSNAQRLGVKRFGGQVVGAGEIIVRQRGTHFHPGVNVGRGGDDTLFALEAGSVEFGAKGGRKVVNIVVAAA
- the rplU gene encoding 50S ribosomal protein L21; translated protein: MVYAVVRAGGRQEKVEVGTIVTMDRIKADKDGNVELAAVLLVDGDKITSDSSSLAKVKVTAEVLNDLRGPKIVIQKFKNKTGYKKRQGHRQELTRVQVTGIA